In Arachis hypogaea cultivar Tifrunner chromosome 2, arahy.Tifrunner.gnm2.J5K5, whole genome shotgun sequence, a genomic segment contains:
- the LOC140177139 gene encoding uncharacterized protein — translation MVAETTEKIKKIRERILTAHSRQKSYADQRRKPLEFKVGEHVFLRVTPTTGIGRAIKTKKLNPRSDMAHVLEPETVKLRENLTFQVTPIRIDDTSVKKLRGKEVQLVKVA, via the exons ATGGTAGCAGAGACTACggagaagattaagaaaataCGAGAAAGAATTTTGACTGCTCATAGTCGACAAAAGAGTTATGCGGATCAGAGAAGGAAACCGTTAGAGTTTAAAGTGGGAGAGCACGTGTTTCTACGAGTTACACCCACAACTGGGATTGGAAGAGCAATCAAGACCAAAAAGTTGAATCCGAG GTCGGACATGGCTCATGTGTTGGAGCCTGAGACGGTCAAGTTGAGGGAAAACTTGACTTTCCAAGTGACACCGATTAGAATTGATGACACCAGTGTAAAGAAGTTGCGAGGAAAAGAAGTTCAGTTGGTCAAAGTTGCTTAG
- the LOC140177140 gene encoding uncharacterized protein, with translation MTHQHGVVGLGDHFIKLNGIISLLVSVGQGQERRSIMAEFIILRDSTAYNIILEKKTINDVGAVISTKLLVMKFVTDDGSVGSIRGDLETAVACDNANLSLRKKSKEASGVFLADLDAKVGDKPRPEPEGDLEKFRVRDTEEKFMFENRNLPHELKEPLVEMIRANGDLFAWTPADMPGIDPQLMSHHLAIKPEARLVAQRRRKMLQERAEEVARQTARLLEAGFIRELDYSTWLSNEVLIPMHLPDEDKTAFITPRGIYYYKVRPFGLKNAGATYQRLMNKIFSDLIGKTVEVYVDDILAKTTRPDELLSDLGNVFVSLRQHDIQRLAGRLTALSRFLGASAAKALPFFNLMKKGMAFEWTPACEEAFNHFKEILAAPLVLEKPKVGEPLYLYLAIAEKALAAVLVWEEEKAQQPIYFVSRVLQGAEPRYIKLEKLALLLLTSSHRLRQYFQGHQIIVRTDQEIRQVL, from the exons ATAATGGCTGAGTTCATAATTCTACGGGATTCcacagcctacaacatcatcctagAAAAGAAAACCATTAACGATGTAGGGGCAGTGATCAGTACGAAGCTGCTGGTAATGAAGTTTGTCACTGATGACGGATCTGTAGGATCCATAAGAGGAGATttggaaacggcagtcgcttgcgacaacgCCAACCTCTCGTTGAGGAAAAAATCTAAAGAAGCGTCAGGGGTGTTCCTCGCCGACCTGGATGCCAAGGTCGGTGACAAGCCCAGACCCGAACCAGAGGGGGACCTGGAAAAGTTTAGGGTCAGGGACACGGAGGAGAAGTTCATGTTCGAAAATAGAAACCTCCCACATGAATTGAAAGAGCCTTTGGTAGAAATGATCAGGGCCAATGGCGATTTATTTGCCTGGACGCCAGCCgatatgccaggcatagacccccaACTCATGTCACACCACTTGGCCATCAAGCCGGAAGCCCGACTAGTGGCTCAAAGGAGAAGGAAGATGTTGCAGGAAAGAGCAGAagaggtggccaggcagacggccagGCTCCTAGAAGCAGGTTTTATCCGAGAACTAGACTACTCGACCTGGCTGTCAAATGaagtcctg ataccgatgcacctgCCTGACGAGGATAAAACAGCATTCATAACACCGAGAGGAATCTATTACTACAAGGTGAGGCCATTTGGtctgaaaaatgcaggggccacgtaccagaggctgatgaataagatATTCAGCGATCTCATAGGCAAGACGGTGGAAGTCTATGTAGATGACATCCTAGCAAAGACTACCCGGCCTGATGAACTCTTAAGCGACCTGGGAAATGTGTTCGTGTCCCTTCGACAACATG ACATCCAGAGGCTGGCAGGAAGGCTCACCGCGCTGTCCCGCTTCCTCGGAGCGTCGGCAGCGAAAGCCTTGCCCTTCTTCAATCTGATGAAAAAGGGGATGGCGTTTGAATGGACTCCTGCGTGCGAAGAGGCGTTCAATCACTTCAAAGAGATCCTGGCAGCACCCCTAGTACTCGAAAAGCCCAAGGTCGGAGAACCACTCTACTTGTACCTGGCCATAGCGGAGAAAGCGCTTGCAGCGGTTTTAGTGTGGGAAGAAGAGAAGGCTCAACAGCCAATTTACTTTGTGAGTAGAGTACTACAAGGAGCAGAACCGAGGTACATCAAATTGGAGAAGCTGGCACTGTTACTCCTGACCTCTTCCCATAGACTAAGGCAATACTTCCAAGGCCACCAGATCATCGTAAGAACAGATCAGGAAATCCGTCAAGTGCTCTAA